The DNA region TCATTATGAAATAAAATAATCTGTTGTTTTCTTAAATTCAGCAAGATCCTGGCCCAAAGCCTCTGATGCATATCTAAACATTTCACttgttttgattttgatttttttGCTGCTGTATATTCTTGCCAAGACCACATTATAATAACAACCAACAGGTTACGTGGCTCCAGTGAGTTACTACATATTTAACTTGGCTTAATGGCTCACAGGAGCTTAGTATGTTAGCATATGTGTACACAATTTACAGTGACTAACTTTTTAAGGCATTGTATCCTTACatgataataataacaacaacagcaTTTGTAGGCCTAAACATATTGTACATGTTTTGTTCATTAATGATGTGATATATATATTATCCAGATATATATTCAAGTCTTGAAAAGATGCTGATAGCCATCTATTTGCAGCATGTCAAGTTATCCTATACTATGAGTTCCTCAAGGGTGCCCATTGTGCTTTTCagatctatctctgtctctgattTGATCCTACATCCAACAACACATCATGTGTATTTCCAGATGTGCTCTTAGTCTTAACCACATTCAGCTTACCTTGCTTGCTTCACTTTTCACAAAGCTCCTCAAGCAATGATTACACAACCCTTTACATAGTCTGTGAAAAGAAATGTGCTCAGATTGTGCTACTCCTGTTGGGTCCCACTAGACACCTGTGTTCCATCTGTACTTGTGGCTGGAGCTGTGGTGCCAGTGTGACTAGGTTCACATTCAACCAGAGATTCTCCCCCCTCGCCCAACTGTCTCATCCGCAGGTGAATCGACCCATATGTCTTCGTGGGTTGGACAAAAGTCCTCTGGCCGTACAGCTCACCTTTGCATATGGACACGATTAGCAAGATGGACAAGAGCATCCCGCCTAGAGTCAACAGTCCCAGGCCTGCTATGATACACTTGTCGAGGTGTGAGCCCAGTTGTGCATAGTACATCTCCAGTTTCTCCATCTGACGAGCTGACACCAGGTCCGGGTTGACCTTAGCCTCTCGGGGGATGGTGTAGGCAATGATCACCAGTACTATTCCACTCACCAAGAACAACAGGGCAAATATGAACCCATAGTCGACAGAATGGTCATTGAAGTCAGTCACATGGCCCTCCTCAGACCGGAGTGACAGCTCATCTCGCTGGAAAGGCTGGGGTTGTGTCTGGTAGCCCCTATCATTAGAAATGGACCGATGAACACTCGagctggctgggccactgaaccTCATCTCGTGCTCTTCCTCCTGATATGACGTGTTCTCGATTCCAGCTCTGGCCGCTGTCCGAGGTCCTTGTCGCGGAGTTGTAGCGGCCTCGTAGGCAGCGCGCTTTTCCCCATCCCCCAATTCATGGAGCTCTACGGCATTCAAAGACTCCATCGAAATTCAGTGGATCTGCTCATGTCGTTAAATGATGCCGCCCTTCATTATTTTGCTGAACACCTGCAGGaatttatgaaattatgaaatagACACTGACATGTAGGCTATAACGCATGCTGTGCCTGCCTCTCAAATTGGAATAGTCCACCATATTTAGTGAAATCTAAACGTAATTAAAATCTAAATAGAATATTCTAGGTTAACAAAGGCtataatatatttatttaaatTAGATAGAATGATATATGTAGCCGTCACAAAACAATAATTAATTCAAATGAAAGCGTTGAAGTGTGTCGACCTTGGTCATGGAGAGCGCATTCGTTAATCAGGAAAATCACTGTCTAGAAGTGCACTAATAACATTGAACGCTGGCAATGTTAACAATCCAAGCCCGCATTTACTGATCCATATAAGCTATTTTGACGATATGTATCTTGAACACTTCACTGTTGATTCACGGATTGTAGGCTATTTATTTGGGAATAAATGCGTCCCTCCCCTCTAAACTCGAAGGAACACCACCATGTAGTGCGACTGCTGGTAACACAGATGCTCCGATTATCATTAAACGGGGTGGAGAGTCAAGGCTTTAAAAAACGCTGATATATTATTAACAAGAACAGCCCttttcattatcatcatcatagcTCAATCGGCTAATTTTAGGCTACCGGATATACAGATTGATGAGGGTCTAGCTGTGTCACAATAGGCTATTGGCTAAATATTTACCTCAAACAGTGGGCTACTGACACATTTTTTATATGATTTAGGCCTACATATCATGAAATCTCTTCAATTTTAGCGCTTGATAGAGGTttaatagtttttttttaaacagtgcACAATCAGCACTGGCATGACCTTGATGCCTATCACAAAAACGTAGCCTATTTATTAGATGAAATGTTACGTTTTGAGCAGTCGATATCAAGATATAGGCCTATGCGTCAATTAATCAAAGAGGACAAATATTCAACAAGAATCACATTAGCCTACAATACTATAACAAACATCCTATGCATAAAAAAAACAGACTGCCTACTACTCTATTGATATATCAATGTTAAACATAATAAAGGAACACCTACCCCAGGTGTTGATGCACCAGTGATAAGATGCCTGTTGTTGCGAGTGAGACCGAAAGACCTCGAGAGCGACTTGCCATGCGCAAACAAACAGTGCCGTGAAATTGGTGGTTGAAAGCGAGCGCATCGCTTCAGTTGGTAGTAGAGCCTTCAGTCATAACATATTAAAAGCATAACCTGCACGCAGGGCCATAACTACATATGAGGACGAGATCCGGACCTCGGTAATTTTTTacaatttgtaaaaaataaataaataaactatataTAGCCTATATATTATACACAATAAAGAAAATCAATTACGGATCAACATCTAAATATCGTTCCCAGCGTTGATCAAAGCTCAGAACGCTTATAGGCCTATTCTTGATCTAACTGAGTTTCTAATCGCGCATGCCTCTTTGTGAACGAGTGGAATCATTACCAGTGGTTTGTTCGTTATGTTCGTCTGCCAGCACATTCACCACTCTCTCAAACGGCTAACTCCGAGGGACTGAGACGTGAAACGAACTAGCCTACCCCAGCTCAGAGTCGAATTTAGTTATTGCACACTCGCACTTCACAGAGCAGGcgttccctaatggaaatatgcaaatatatgCTAGAACGCCCCAATAGGATCTCTCTATCTCCTGCTTGGTTCTGCCCACCTACTTGCTTGTTCttcccactatgactcatttgttcccatttgaaACGACAGGTTGTGGTCTTTCTTGCTTTAGTTATACAATTATTTGCTTGTATCATGATGTGTGAAAAATGTAACGTGGCAAAGTTGTGACTTCACATTTGAATACATTCAATACAATTTGCAAGCGTGCAATTCAATTTGAGGTGCAATTCATTTAAT from Coregonus clupeaformis isolate EN_2021a chromosome 12, ASM2061545v1, whole genome shotgun sequence includes:
- the LOC123492105 gene encoding transmembrane protein 74B-like; protein product: MESLNAVELHELGDGEKRAAYEAATTPRQGPRTAARAGIENTSYQEEEHEMRFSGPASSSVHRSISNDRGYQTQPQPFQRDELSLRSEEGHVTDFNDHSVDYGFIFALLFLVSGIVLVIIAYTIPREAKVNPDLVSARQMEKLEMYYAQLGSHLDKCIIAGLGLLTLGGMLLSILLIVSICKGELYGQRTFVQPTKTYGSIHLRMRQLGEGGESLVECEPSHTGTTAPATSTDGTQVSSGTQQE